A stretch of Gossypium hirsutum isolate 1008001.06 chromosome A06, Gossypium_hirsutum_v2.1, whole genome shotgun sequence DNA encodes these proteins:
- the LOC107963192 gene encoding polyadenylate-binding protein 3 has translation MATATTAVPVASATAGGAAVGSGNMNVSLYVVDLEENVVEGQLYDLFGQVGTVLSVRVCRDQNKRSSLGYAYVNYSNYQDAAHAKEMFNFTPINGKPMRIMFSQRDPIIRRTGYANVFIKNLDPAIDNKALYDIFAAFGNVLSCKVATDRNGQAKGFGYVQFENDEAAQNAIKRLNGMLINDKQVYVGRHVRRQERVPANVTPKFTNVYVKNLSETTSDEDLKKVFGTYGTITSVVVMKDQNGKSRCFGFVNFQSPDAAAAAVEKLNGMKNDDKTWYVGRAQRKAEREAELKAKFEQERTSRYEKLQAANLYLKNLDDSIDTEKLKELFSEFGTITSCKVMLDPQGVSKGSGFVAFSTPEEASKALNAMNGKMIGKKPLYVAVAQRKEERKARLQSYFAQLRTQGAMSPLASGFPGYHSGPHRLDPQQLYYGQGSPGLLHPQPAGYGYQQQLIPGIRPGVTPNYIMPYNLQRQQGQPGQRMGVRRGGNSQQMLQQQVLHRNNNEGLGYMGNARDGVDQSTVTQSVVGPVLPLPYGVSRMPVNSVEVQRPNPVHISTLISALASASPRERNKMLGEQLYPLVQGFEPEHARKVTGMLLEMDQTEVLHLIESPDALKEKVEEAMAVLRDSAAGESDASKELVIGTD, from the exons ATGGCGACGGCCACGACGGCGGTTCCTGTGGCCTCCGCAACGGCAGGGGGCGCGGCGGTGGGAAGTGGTAATATGAATGTGTCGCTTTACGTGGTGGATCTGGAGGAGAACGTGGTGGAAGGGCAACTGTATGATCTGTTTGGCCAAGTTGGAACTGTTCTTTCCGTTAGAGTTTGTAGGGATCAGAATAAGCGATCTTCTCTAGGTTATGCTTACGTCAATTACAGCAATTACCAAGAcg CTGCACATGCCAAGGAAATGTTTAACTTCACTCCCATTAATGGAAAACCTATGAGAATTATGTTTTCTCAACGCGATCCTATTATTCGTAGGACTGGATATGCCAATGTCTTTATCAAGAACCTGGACCCAGCTATTGATAACAAGGCATTGTATGACATTTTCGCTGCCTTCGGGAATGTACTTTCTTGCAAGGTTGCTACTGATAGAAATGGGCAAGCAAAAGGATTCGGCTATGTTCAGTTTGAAAATGATGAAGCCGCACAGAATGCAATCAAAAGGTTAAATGGTATGCTAATAAATGATAAACAAGTTTATGTTGGACGTCATGTTAGACGACAAGAACGGGTGCCAGCCAATGTGACGCCGAAGTTCACTAATGTTTATGTAAAAAATTTGTCGGAAACAACAAGTGATGAGGACCTTAAGAAAGTTTTTGGAACTTATGGTACCATCACCAGTGTTGTTGTCATGAAGGACCAGAATGGTAAGTCCAGATGTTTTGGTTTTGTGAACTTTCAGAGCCCAGATGCGGCTGCCGCTGCTGTCGAGAAGTTAAATGGGATGAAAAATGATGACAAGACGTGGTATGTGGGAAGGGCTCAAAGGAAAGCAGAAAGGGAAGCAGAGTTGAAAGCCAAATTTGAACAGGAAAGAACTAGTAGATATGAAAAACTACAAGCTGCAAATTTGTATCTGAAAAATCTGGATGACAGCATAGATACTGAAAAACTGAAGGAGTTATTTTCCGAGTTTGGAACAATTACCTCATGCAAG GTTATGCTTGATCCACAAGGAGTTAGTAAGGGCTCTGGTTTTGTTGCCTTTTCTACACCTGAAGAAGCTTCAAAAGCT TTGAATGCAATGAATGGAAAGATGATTGGAAAGAAGCCTCTGTATGTTGCTGTCGCTCAAcgcaaagaagaaagaaaagctagATTACAG TCGTATTTTGCTCAACTTCGTACACAAGGTGCCATGTCACCTTTGGCATCAGGGTTTCCTGGATATCATTCTGGTCCTCATAGGCTTGATCCTCAGCAGCTATATTATGGTCAAGGTAGTCCTGGTCTGTTACACCCTCAGCCTGCAGGATACGGTTACCAGCAGCAACTCATACCTGGAATCCGTCCTGGAGTCACTCCAAATTATATTATGCCATACAACCTCCAAAGACAACAAGGACAACCAGGTCAAAGGATGGGTGTTCGTCGAGGTGGAAACTCCCAACAAATGCTGCAGCAACAG GTGCTGCACCGTAATAACAATGAAGGTTTGGGATACATGGGTAATGCAAGAGATGGTGTGGATCAATCTACAGTTACCCAAAGCGTTGTAGGCCCTGTCCTGCCGTTACCATATGGTGTTTCAAGGATGCCAGTAAACTCTGTTGAAGTGCAACGACCTAACCCAGTGCACATATCGACACTCATATCTGCTTTAGCTTCTGCTTCCCCTAGAGAACGTAACAAG ATGTTGGGAGAACAACTTTATCCGCTGGTGCAGGGTTTTGAGCCTGAACATGCGAGAAAGGTGACTGGGATGTTGCTAGAGATGGACCAAACAGAGGTTCTCCATCTCATCGAGTCTCCAGATGCTTTGAAGGAGAAGGTGGAAGAGGCAATGGCTGTCCTTCGGGATTCTGCAGCTGGAGAATCTGATGCGAGTAAGGAGTTGGTCATTGGAACTGACTGA
- the LOC107962314 gene encoding hypoxanthine-guanine phosphoribosyltransferase has product MSMSLDSHIEKVLWTQDQILDRVAQIASQITLDFKAAPDPPLFVGVATGAFLFLADLVKKVQLPLSVDLVRAQSYGSGTLSNGAPSISLDLKLDVKGKHVILVEDIVDTGCTLSCLIEHLEAKGVSSVSICAFLDKPTRRKVHIKLVGDGKFYKGFECPDYFVVGYGMDFAELYRNLPYIGVLKSEFYK; this is encoded by the exons ATGTCCATGTCTCTGGACTCTCATATAGAGAAGGTTCTTTGGACCCAAGATCAGATTCTGGACCGAGTAGCCCAGATCGCTTCTCAAATTACCCTTGATTTTAAAGCTGCTCCCGACCCTCCCCTCTTTGTAGGAGTCGCCACCGGTGCTTTCTTGTTCTTGGCTGATCTTGTCAAGAAAGTTCAGCTCCCTCTCTCCGTTGACTTGGTTCGAGCTCAATCTTATGGCTCCGGTACTCTCTCTAATGGAGCTCCTTCCATTTCCCTTGATTTGAAGCTCGATGTGAAGGGAAAACACGTCATTCTC GTTGAAGATATTGTAGATACAGGATGCACTTTATCCTGTCTAATCGAACACTTGGAAGCAAAAGGAGTGTCCTCTGTATCAATTTGTGCTTTTCTTGATAAACCTACGAGACGGAAGGTCCATATCAAGCTAGTTGGTGATGGAAAGTTCTACAAGGGATTTGAG TGTCCGGATTATTTTGTTGTAGGTTATGGAATGGACTTTGCAGAACTATATAGGAACTTGCCTTATATTGGTGTCTTGAAGTCCGAATTCTACAAGTGA